One segment of Caldanaerobius polysaccharolyticus DSM 13641 DNA contains the following:
- the topA gene encoding type I DNA topoisomerase, whose product MNKTLVIVESPAKAKTISKYLGRNYKVEASMGHVRDLPKSQMGIDIENDFEPKYITIRGKGEVIDRLKKEAKTAEKVYLATDPDREGEAISWHLAQILNIDPDKPCRIEFNEITKNTVKNAVKNPRPIHDDLVNAQQARRVLDRLVGYMISPLLWKNVKYGLSAGRVQSVAVRIICDRENEIKAFKPEEYWTITALLSDDSTVFEGRFYGTESEKLDLKDQQQVMDIVKELEGAEYVVTGVKKGEKKRNPAPPFTTSTLQQEASRKYGFTAKKTMLLAQQLYEGVDIQGEGSVGLITYIRTDSTRLSEDAKNEARKFILENYGSDYVSGDKAKVKASGRIQDAHEAIRPTSVLRRPEDVKSSLSRDQYRLYKLIWDRFVASQMAAAVYDTLTVDIKAGRYFFKATGSSIRFPGFMHVYMESSEDAPEEDKNTIPELTEGQVLKLVEIKPQQHFTQPPPRYTEASLIKTLEEKGIGRPSTYAPILSTIQERGYVVKEGKVLVPTELGYIVNDIMLKYFKDIVDIGFTADMENKLDAVESGQIQWKELVRDFYNQFSKELKDAMEKMGSYAIPDEQTDIKCELCGRNMVVKHGRYGKFLACPGYPECKNTKPLYQDAGVVCPECGGRVLVKRTRTGRVYYGCENNPTCGFMTWDKPTGEKCPQCGGILVEKNTKSGSIIKCSNKQCNYEVSMNNEKI is encoded by the coding sequence ATGAATAAGACACTGGTAATTGTGGAGTCACCTGCTAAGGCTAAAACGATAAGCAAGTACTTGGGTAGAAATTATAAGGTCGAGGCATCTATGGGACATGTGAGGGATTTGCCTAAAAGCCAGATGGGTATAGACATTGAAAACGACTTTGAACCAAAGTATATCACCATTAGAGGTAAAGGTGAGGTTATCGACAGGTTAAAAAAAGAGGCTAAAACGGCTGAGAAGGTTTACCTAGCTACAGACCCTGACAGGGAAGGAGAAGCTATTTCCTGGCATTTAGCGCAGATATTGAATATAGACCCTGACAAGCCCTGCAGGATTGAATTTAACGAGATCACTAAAAATACCGTTAAAAATGCCGTGAAAAATCCGCGGCCTATACACGACGATCTGGTAAATGCCCAGCAGGCGCGAAGGGTGTTGGATCGACTGGTGGGGTACATGATAAGTCCGTTGCTGTGGAAAAACGTCAAATACGGATTAAGTGCAGGTAGAGTCCAGTCGGTGGCGGTCCGCATAATATGCGATAGAGAAAACGAGATAAAAGCCTTTAAACCTGAGGAGTACTGGACGATAACAGCTCTTTTAAGCGACGATTCGACGGTATTTGAAGGCAGGTTTTACGGTACTGAGTCTGAAAAACTCGATCTTAAAGATCAGCAACAGGTGATGGATATTGTCAAAGAGTTAGAAGGCGCTGAATACGTTGTCACCGGAGTTAAAAAAGGCGAAAAGAAGAGAAATCCGGCCCCTCCTTTTACTACCAGCACGTTGCAACAGGAGGCGTCGAGGAAGTACGGGTTTACGGCTAAAAAAACCATGCTTCTGGCTCAACAACTTTACGAAGGAGTTGACATCCAAGGGGAGGGTTCGGTTGGCCTTATCACATATATAAGAACGGACTCTACCAGATTATCAGAGGATGCCAAAAATGAGGCGCGTAAATTTATCTTGGAGAACTACGGCAGCGATTATGTCAGTGGCGATAAAGCCAAGGTTAAGGCATCTGGCAGAATACAGGATGCTCACGAAGCCATAAGACCTACATCGGTTTTAAGGAGACCTGAAGATGTCAAATCCTCATTGAGCAGAGATCAGTACAGGTTGTATAAATTGATATGGGATAGGTTTGTGGCAAGCCAGATGGCTGCTGCTGTATACGATACGTTGACTGTGGATATTAAGGCGGGCAGATACTTTTTTAAAGCCACGGGGTCTTCCATCAGATTTCCTGGCTTTATGCACGTATACATGGAGAGTTCAGAGGACGCTCCTGAAGAAGATAAAAATACAATACCGGAACTAACGGAAGGGCAGGTGTTAAAACTCGTAGAGATAAAGCCTCAGCAGCATTTTACCCAGCCGCCTCCAAGGTATACAGAAGCGTCGCTGATAAAAACGCTGGAGGAGAAAGGTATAGGAAGGCCCAGCACTTATGCCCCTATCCTTTCTACCATTCAGGAAAGAGGGTATGTGGTCAAAGAAGGCAAGGTATTGGTTCCTACGGAACTGGGCTATATAGTAAACGATATAATGCTTAAGTATTTTAAAGATATAGTGGATATAGGTTTTACCGCTGACATGGAAAACAAGCTGGATGCCGTAGAAAGTGGCCAGATACAGTGGAAGGAATTAGTAAGGGACTTTTACAATCAGTTTAGCAAAGAGCTCAAGGATGCTATGGAAAAAATGGGCTCATACGCCATCCCTGATGAACAAACCGATATAAAGTGCGAACTGTGCGGGAGAAACATGGTTGTAAAACACGGCAGGTATGGGAAGTTTCTGGCCTGCCCTGGCTACCCTGAGTGCAAAAACACCAAGCCGTTGTACCAGGATGCAGGGGTGGTATGCCCGGAGTGCGGTGGCAGGGTGCTTGTAAAGAGGACCAGGACGGGAAGGGTTTATTACGGCTGCGAAAACAATCCCACATGCGGTTTTATGACGTGGGATAAACCCACGGGGGAAAAATGCCCTCAGTGCGGCGGCATTTTAGTGGAGAAAAATACCAAGAGCGGCAGCATTATAAAGTGCAGCAACAAGCAGTGCAATTACGAAGTCTCCATGAATAATGAGAAAATATAA
- the dprA gene encoding DNA-processing protein DprA — protein MEEGKYVLLLSLCRGIGSRRFFTLMDHFKTAFNVFKASPSELLEVPGISGELCNNIIKSRDYDIDFYIKKMRSKGIDYVTFYDDSYPELLRHIYDPPPVLFYAGDLSIDSIAIAVVGSRKPSYYGLKAADRIARDLAVSGITVVSGMARGIDGAAQRAAIDAGGKTVAVLGCGVDVVYPPENRDLYEKIREKGLVVSEYPPGTQPVAGYFPQRNRIISGLSRGVVVVEAGEKSGSLITAQAALEQGRDVFAVPGNIFSPMSAGCHRLIKDGAKLVTSAQDILEEYQWGIHAGPEREHQGTGDLSAEETKVYELIKLSETIHIDDLVAVAGIPVEKVNSILTLLELKGKVKRLPGKIYEVL, from the coding sequence GTGGAAGAGGGGAAATACGTTCTTTTATTGAGCCTGTGCAGAGGGATAGGGAGCAGGCGCTTTTTTACCTTAATGGATCACTTTAAAACAGCCTTTAATGTATTTAAGGCTTCGCCGAGTGAATTGCTTGAGGTACCGGGAATAAGCGGCGAATTGTGTAATAATATAATTAAAAGCAGGGATTACGATATCGATTTTTATATTAAAAAGATGAGGTCGAAGGGAATAGATTACGTGACTTTTTACGATGACAGCTATCCAGAGCTTTTAAGGCATATATACGATCCACCCCCGGTTTTGTTTTACGCAGGAGATTTAAGTATTGACAGCATCGCCATAGCGGTGGTGGGTTCCAGAAAGCCTTCTTATTACGGGCTGAAGGCAGCGGACAGGATAGCCCGCGATCTAGCGGTTTCGGGTATCACTGTCGTCAGCGGAATGGCGCGAGGGATAGATGGCGCAGCGCAACGGGCGGCAATAGATGCTGGTGGCAAAACCGTCGCAGTTTTGGGCTGCGGTGTGGACGTAGTATATCCGCCGGAGAACAGGGACCTTTACGAAAAAATACGGGAAAAGGGGTTGGTGGTATCCGAGTATCCACCGGGTACCCAACCTGTAGCTGGCTATTTTCCGCAGAGAAACAGGATTATAAGCGGGTTGTCCAGGGGCGTGGTAGTAGTGGAAGCAGGGGAGAAAAGCGGCTCGCTCATCACCGCTCAGGCAGCGCTGGAGCAAGGAAGAGATGTCTTTGCAGTGCCGGGGAATATTTTTAGCCCTATGAGCGCAGGCTGTCACAGGCTCATAAAAGACGGGGCAAAATTGGTTACGTCGGCCCAGGACATACTTGAGGAATACCAGTGGGGGATTCACGCAGGTCCAGAGAGGGAGCATCAGGGTACAGGTGATTTAAGCGCGGAAGAAACTAAAGTTTATGAATTAATTAAGCTCAGTGAAACTATCCACATTGACGACCTTGTAGCTGTGGCGGGCATTCCTGTGGAAAAGGTAAACTCGATTTTGACTCTGTTGGAGTTAAAAGGGAAAGTCAAGAGGTTGCCGGGGAAAATCTATGAGGTTTTATAG
- a CDS encoding ribonuclease HII — protein MKEQEKARLDAMMCYETQARNTGYKFIGGIDEAGRGPLAGPVVAACVILPEGLYIEGLNDSKKLTPSKREKLYLEIQKAAVDIGIGLVDQDVIDEINILNATKKAMMMAIDKLRVKPDIILTDAVKLDVSIPQISIIKGDQKSASIAAASIIAKVYRDRLMIKYHEDFPQYGFKSNKGYGTKTHIEAIKKYGITPLHRKSFTKKFIES, from the coding sequence TTGAAAGAACAGGAAAAAGCAAGACTTGACGCTATGATGTGCTATGAAACACAGGCGAGGAATACAGGATACAAGTTTATAGGAGGAATAGACGAAGCGGGAAGGGGACCGCTGGCAGGGCCGGTGGTAGCTGCATGTGTGATACTTCCTGAGGGTCTTTACATAGAAGGCCTAAATGACTCTAAAAAATTGACTCCGTCTAAAAGAGAAAAATTATACCTGGAAATACAAAAAGCGGCAGTAGACATAGGCATAGGCTTAGTGGACCAGGACGTTATCGACGAAATAAACATATTAAATGCCACAAAAAAGGCCATGATGATGGCCATAGACAAATTGCGCGTAAAGCCTGATATAATCCTCACAGATGCCGTAAAGCTGGATGTATCCATACCTCAAATTTCTATCATAAAAGGCGACCAAAAAAGTGCATCTATCGCAGCGGCATCCATAATAGCAAAAGTGTACAGAGACAGGCTTATGATAAAATACCATGAGGATTTTCCTCAATACGGATTTAAAAGCAACAAGGGATACGGCACCAAAACTCATATAGAGGCTATAAAAAAATACGGCATAACTCCCCTTCACCGCAAGAGCTTTACTAAAAAATTTATAGAATCATAA
- a CDS encoding multicopper oxidase family protein → MKQIKQRLHRYFPETTVWGYEGFYPGPIIEVQRNKPVVVKWINSLPDKHLLPVDHTVHGCMNTPEVRTVVHLHGGNVPAVSDGHPEAWFTRKYGETGPAFSTSVYYYPNNQRAATLWYHDHAIGITRLNVYAGLAGIYYIRDKHERSLNLPKGKHEIPLIIQDRSFNKDGSLFYPSKPEPPVADVYPSIVPEFFGNTILVNGKVWPYLSVEPRKYRFRILNGSNSRFYRLRFSTGQPFYQIGTDGGLLERPVEVNTITLAPAERADVIVDFSRYAGEKILLLNDAPTPFPDGDPVDPDTTGQIMQFRVGYPYFVHDNSRIPDRLCRIEWLSESSAIKVRDQELIESVDEYGRPILLLNNKRWDDPIDDTTLFQSVEIWRFINLTVDTHPIHLHLVQFQILDRQPFDVEHYKSTGEVVFTGPKVKPDLNERGWKDTVRANPGEVTRIIARFGDYTGIYPWHCHILEHEDHEMMRPYEVNFKL, encoded by the coding sequence ATGAAACAAATTAAGCAAAGACTCCATAGGTATTTTCCTGAGACCACTGTATGGGGGTATGAGGGATTTTACCCTGGTCCTATAATAGAGGTACAAAGGAATAAGCCAGTCGTAGTGAAATGGATAAATAGCCTTCCTGACAAACACTTACTGCCTGTAGATCATACGGTTCATGGATGTATGAATACACCTGAAGTCAGGACAGTTGTACACCTGCACGGAGGGAATGTGCCTGCGGTAAGTGATGGCCATCCCGAGGCATGGTTTACAAGAAAATACGGAGAAACAGGACCGGCTTTTTCTACTAGTGTTTATTACTATCCTAATAACCAGCGAGCTGCTACATTATGGTACCATGATCATGCGATAGGAATTACGCGCCTTAATGTGTACGCTGGTTTAGCAGGGATATATTATATAAGGGACAAACATGAGAGATCTTTAAATTTGCCAAAGGGAAAGCATGAAATTCCTCTTATAATACAGGATAGGTCGTTCAATAAAGATGGTTCACTTTTTTATCCGAGTAAACCAGAGCCTCCTGTGGCAGATGTTTATCCTTCAATTGTCCCAGAATTTTTTGGCAATACAATTTTAGTAAATGGCAAGGTTTGGCCTTATTTGAGTGTAGAACCCCGCAAATACCGTTTTCGGATTTTAAACGGTTCTAATTCTAGGTTTTATAGATTAAGGTTTTCCACGGGCCAACCTTTCTATCAAATAGGAACAGATGGGGGTTTATTAGAAAGGCCTGTTGAGGTAAACACTATAACTCTAGCTCCAGCCGAGAGGGCAGATGTCATTGTAGATTTCTCAAGATATGCAGGAGAAAAAATATTGCTGCTCAACGATGCTCCCACTCCGTTTCCGGATGGTGATCCGGTAGATCCGGATACCACAGGCCAGATTATGCAGTTTAGAGTCGGATACCCTTATTTTGTGCATGATAATTCCAGAATACCCGACCGTTTGTGCCGTATTGAATGGCTGTCAGAGAGTTCCGCTATTAAAGTAAGAGATCAGGAATTAATAGAAAGTGTCGATGAATACGGTAGGCCCATTTTGCTGTTAAACAACAAGCGGTGGGATGATCCTATTGATGATACAACTTTATTCCAAAGCGTAGAAATATGGAGATTTATTAACTTAACTGTGGATACCCACCCAATACACCTTCACCTGGTGCAATTTCAGATACTGGACCGACAACCCTTTGATGTGGAACACTATAAATCTACCGGTGAAGTTGTTTTTACTGGTCCAAAAGTAAAACCGGATTTAAATGAACGGGGATGGAAAGATACTGTAAGAGCCAACCCCGGGGAAGTTACAAGAATAATTGCACGCTTTGGCGACTATACCGGCATATATCCGTGGCACTGCCATATATTAGAACATGAGGACCACGAAATGATGAGGCCATATGAGGTGAATTTTAAATTATGA
- a CDS encoding carbohydrate ABC transporter permease, translating into MDSSIQDSLMESARIDGCGEFMIFNKIILPLILPAIATISIFTFVGSWNNYLTPLVLIFTQDKFPLPVLVSMMRGFYERDYGAMYLGIAVSILPIMIAFFALSKHIVGGLTVGSVKG; encoded by the coding sequence ATAGATTCTTCCATCCAGGATTCCCTGATGGAATCTGCCAGGATTGACGGATGTGGAGAATTTATGATTTTTAACAAAATAATCCTACCACTTATTTTGCCAGCTATAGCTACCATTTCAATATTCACTTTTGTGGGATCATGGAACAATTATCTCACACCATTGGTACTTATATTTACACAGGATAAATTCCCGTTACCTGTATTGGTATCCATGATGAGAGGTTTTTACGAGAGGGATTATGGCGCTATGTATTTGGGCATTGCTGTTTCTATCTTACCTATTATGATCGCATTTTTTGCCTTATCAAAGCACATCGTTGGAGGATTAACGGTAGGATCGGTGAAAGGATAA
- a CDS encoding carbohydrate ABC transporter permease — translation MQNIVLEKKTNIQQKESKSDIYVVVIYVFLIGVAVISFLPFYMMIINATHSNDEIATKLLLAPGSYLVDNYVRMIQRINIWRGFLNSIIIAVSCTALSGYFSALTAYGFSKYRFKGNNALFWFVLATMMVPGQLGLIGYFQLVKTLGLLDTYWPLILPSIASASSVFWIRQ, via the coding sequence GTGCAGAATATAGTTTTAGAGAAAAAGACAAACATTCAACAAAAAGAAAGTAAGAGCGATATCTATGTAGTGGTAATATATGTATTTTTGATTGGGGTTGCTGTGATTTCGTTTTTGCCTTTTTATATGATGATAATAAACGCCACTCACAGCAATGATGAAATAGCTACTAAGCTGTTGCTGGCACCTGGTAGTTATTTAGTAGACAATTACGTTCGCATGATCCAGCGCATCAACATCTGGAGAGGTTTTTTAAATAGCATAATTATAGCGGTATCTTGTACGGCTTTAAGTGGCTATTTTAGCGCATTAACTGCATATGGTTTTTCAAAGTACAGGTTTAAAGGCAATAACGCGCTGTTTTGGTTTGTGCTGGCCACCATGATGGTACCCGGTCAACTAGGCCTTATAGGTTACTTTCAGCTGGTAAAAACACTGGGATTGCTGGATACTTATTGGCCTTTGATTCTCCCTTCTATTGCCAGCGCTAGCTCTGTATTCTGGATCAGACAGTAA
- a CDS encoding carbohydrate ABC transporter permease, with the protein MFKSVLKKDNYGYLFIAPYFIAYFTFGLYPVLYSLYLSFTKWDGVSAIKFIGLGNYVNLLNDDVFLKSIGNTWIIWIFNVIPQMLLAIFLAVLLTQYSIKGTSIFRAIFYVPNLVTAASIGVLFNILLDWQTGTVNKLLISMGLLKDPINWLNEPVYARATVSLIQFWQWFGPTMIFFIAGIKAIPVELYEAAYVDGANRWRTFWTITLPLLRPVVLYQAITSLIGGMQIFDVPMTLTDGMGSPEKSILTMVMYLYNTAFKNYNYGYGAAVAYALFLMILVFSIIVFKIITRRSLYD; encoded by the coding sequence GTGTTTAAAAGTGTTTTAAAAAAAGATAACTATGGTTACTTGTTTATAGCTCCTTATTTTATTGCCTATTTTACATTTGGTCTGTACCCTGTGTTGTATTCTCTTTATCTGAGCTTTACAAAATGGGATGGGGTTAGCGCAATTAAATTCATAGGGCTTGGGAATTATGTTAATCTTTTGAACGACGATGTGTTCTTAAAATCCATCGGTAATACCTGGATTATATGGATATTTAATGTTATACCGCAAATGTTATTGGCTATTTTTCTCGCTGTTTTACTTACTCAGTACTCCATTAAAGGAACCAGTATTTTTAGAGCCATATTTTATGTTCCCAACCTTGTCACAGCAGCATCTATAGGTGTTTTGTTTAATATTTTGCTGGATTGGCAGACAGGTACGGTTAATAAACTGTTGATATCTATGGGACTGCTTAAAGACCCTATAAACTGGTTAAATGAACCGGTTTATGCCCGTGCCACGGTTTCTCTCATTCAATTCTGGCAGTGGTTTGGTCCCACGATGATATTTTTTATAGCGGGTATAAAAGCGATTCCTGTAGAGCTGTATGAGGCCGCGTATGTGGATGGCGCAAATAGGTGGAGGACTTTTTGGACAATAACACTGCCTTTATTAAGGCCCGTAGTACTGTATCAGGCGATCACGTCGTTGATTGGAGGGATGCAGATATTTGATGTCCCTATGACTTTGACAGATGGCATGGGGTCTCCTGAAAAGTCTATTCTGACGATGGTTATGTACCTGTACAATACGGCTTTTAAGAATTACAACTATGGATATGGAGCTGCTGTGGCTTATGCCTTGTTCTTGATGATTTTGGTCTTCTCTATAATAGTGTTTAAGATTATAACCAGAAGATCCCTATACGACTGA